The window GTCCTGGGTGGGGTAGGGTTAGTTTAAGACAAAAAGTTGTACTTAGTGCAGCTTTTATCTTGCAATGATGAAATGGCAGGTGAATGAATGTTTCTGATtcagtgtttgttttttggggtGTGAAGTATTTTGACTTTGATTACAAGAACCATAAGAGAGCCAAAGTTGGTTTAGGTGAAAGCATAAACACCTGTTTGTTGTGCTAGCTTTGCCAAGGAGTCCAAAGATTTATAATTTCCTTATGTTATGGGTTTGTCTGGAATTGAATTTCCTGCAGCTGAGACTATGATGCTtggtttggtttctgagaaagtaatgaaaagaaaattcattttatctTATGGCTGTCTGAAACTTCTGGGAGTATCAGGCCAACTAGCTCAGAGATTCAAACTAAGGTGATCCTCATGAATAAATGCATAAGTTGTTTTTTCACTTAGGTGCATGTTCTAATGCAAGACCccagaatttttttaaagtggAAGCTAAATGTAGGCTTTAACTTTACACAGATAGATGCAACGTATCATTCATTGACCATTGTTATccattcaaataaatttaattcagtaattttcttattgtttcAGAAGTTCTACCTATTAATCATTGCCTTTTCCTTTTCCAGATATCTCAATGGATGAGTGATAAAAGGTACATTCCCCTGATGCCCAGAGACATTGCCCTCAGGATGAACTTGATCTTAAAAGTTCATGGCCTAGAACAAGTAGAGAATTATTTTAACAACAtccataaaaatttgaaaacctaCCAGGTTTATATTGCTCTTCTCAACTGCTATGCTCTAGAGAAATCTGTGGACAAAGCAGAAGCCATCATGCAGAGGTTGAGGGATTTGGGTTTTGTTAGGACAGCACTAGGTTACAATACTTTGATGAATGTCTATTATCGCATGGGAAATTGGGAGAAACTAGACATCCTGATGCATGAAATGGAGGAAAAGGGTATCTTCTGTGACAAATTTACCCTCGCCATCCGACTGAGTGCATATGCAGCTGCCTCCAACATCGTGGGAATAGATAACATTGTGACAAGGATGGAATCGGATCCCCGGATTATTCTAGATTGGAATAGTTATGCAGTTGTAGCACATGGATATTTGAAAGTTGGTCTGGTAGACAAGACTTTGGTAATGATGAAGAAATTGGAGGAgctgatagatgccaaaggaaGTAATGTTGCATTTGATAATCTCCTCAAGCTATACGCAGAAACTAGGCAGAGAGATGAGTTGGACAGGGTTTGGATGCTTtacaagaaaaaggagaaaatttaCAACAAGGGCTATATGGCCATGATAAGCTCGCTGTTGAAGTTTGATGACATTGATGCTGCTGAGAAGGTTCTTGAGGAGTGGGAATCCCGGAGATTATCCTACGATTTCCGGGTTCCAAACTTCTTGATTGATGCATATTGCAGAAAAGGTCTTACAGAGAAGGCTGAGGCCCTTGTAAACAAGATACTTACAAAAGGTGGCAATCCTTTGGTTGATACTTGGTTTTATTTAGCAAATGGTTATCTTGAAGACAGTCAAATTCCAAAAGCAGTGGAAGCATTGAAGAAAGCAGTCGTGGTTTGTCCTCCCAATTGGAAACCCAGCAAGAATACTTTGGCAACTTGTTTGGAATATTTGGAAGGGAATAGAGATGTGGAAGGAGCAGGTGAGTTCATAAGGTTCCTGCAAAATGAGGGTATTTTCTCAGTGGGTGTTTGCAAAAGATTACTAAGTTACATTGAGAATGGAAAACCCCAACCCAACAGGCTTGGTGAAATAGAAGGGGATGTTTAGTCACGGAAGTGGAGATACATGGAATCACAGAGCCAAGCAGAAGTGCATGATGAAATTTTGAAGCATTCCTATTATGGATTTCAGAAGTCAAAAGCTTAGGTAGCTTAACTCAGTGTTTGTTCTGACATTGTTGTGCCAGAAAAAGATCCTCAAGGCACAAGGCGTCCTAATTTAATCATGCAGGTATGGTTCACTTACAAAATCTTGGATGTACTTCAGtagtttactttttttttttcctaacaaAACTTCATTCCATTATTCCATTATATCCAGGAGGCacacatttgtttttttttataaccttGATTACTTGCATATTACTTTCTTGCAAAACTACTTGTGCATAAATATCATTGAGATTCATGATATTGCAGCTAGAACTAATACATTCATAGAACCTTTCTAGCCGTGAGGTTTGTGAGGAATTCTATTCTATTCTCTTTTCTATGTCAGCAGTGGAATGATTAGGAACCGCAGGAAAGATTTCCTGTGGCATCCATATATGGCTGTTAGCATCCCAGTGTTGGGACAATATCACAGAATGATGTTATCATCATTGTTCACCAAGTAGCAAGCAAGCAAGTGATCAGGAGAATGTTGGGGGAAAAAATTCTCCTCTGCTTTTGCAGAACTGCATCAACCCTTCATTTAGCTGCAGACTTTTGGGTATAGACACCAGTATCATAGGCTGCAGGATGTTTATCATAGTTTTCTGCAAGTTGAATAAGGATTCTGTGTTGTTGTATATGGATTACTTGAACCAAATCTTGTTCATTGGTCTGCCATGCTTGCTCTGGTCCATGTTTGTTGGATGGGCAATGGATATTCAACTTTGTTAGTAAGGCTGTAACGAGCAAGTTCAGCCATTATCTAATGCTGTGTTTGGTTCCTAGTAAgcatacaagaaaaaaatgctaaagaaaattattttttcatgtttggttttattatggaaatacggaagaaaataaaatattatcaaatttagtaataaatttatgtatttttgaaCTATTTAATCTTGTATAGTGGGATTAGATTAAGTGAAAATAAACTGATTTTTGAAGTAACTATAAACATAGtaggaaattttaatttatataaatattaacgTTTTATATATAAGTTATAATAATGTTAGTTCGTTTGACAatatgattttaggaagtgtttttaacatttataaCACTTATAATCTATTTAACAGTGATTCTAAGAAGCGCTTCTAAcctttctaatacttaaaaaaattttatcattcaagtgttagcaaagttaaaaacattttttaaaattactatcaaatgaaatttttatctttcaacaattaaaaataagggtctccaacgggcgggccgggccgtaaataggaggcccgcggcccgggCCGAGCTCAAATGCTAGGCCCGCGGGCTAGCGGGCTGGCGGGCTGGGGGGGCTGGGCGGGCCGGGCCCGCGGGCCGGGTCGACGGGCctttttaaataagccaaaatggcttttaaataaaggaaggaagagggggggattcgaacccctcccctcaagcttaaatttcaaggctctaaccaactgagctatatttattttgtgcttattaaatgaattagttatatatatatataaaaatatagtatattattttttaaaaaaaaattaaaggcgggCCTAAGGGCgggtgtagacccccatttacgGTGAAGGGagtatttcattattttttttctgctTCTTCTGACCACCCCGAAATTAAGCTGATGGGGCGGCCAGATGGGACATGAGAGGGGCAGAGAGTAGGTGAGGGCTGTGGGGAAAAAGGCGGGAAATgagagaagggagctggaaggAGTTTTAGGGAGCTAGAGAAGAAAGGAGAGCGGGGCGCAGGGGAGATTCAGACGAGAGAAAGGAGAGGACAGGTATTTTCCGGTATCACCATTTATAGCTTTTTCGTAGGCTCCCTCATATTTCAATTTCTCCTTGTTTTTGTTCTCCGTGAGTTCAACCCTACTTGTGGAGCTGCTgtgtttttttatgattatcagtTTGACCTTTAAagaatttgttatattttaatgtttcaCCTCAGTCCACTGAATGTTAGATTCATGAATGAAATAGTAAAACGGGTTTGGCATGCTTGTAAAATGTTCCAGGCTCTGTGTTCCTTCCTATTTTCTTTGCTTCTTTGTTTTCACCATGATGAAGCACTCCACCAGGCTTCGTGCTGAGAAGACTGGAAACCCGGTTTTCCTCAATCTCGTTCCTCTTCTCGTGGGTAATGTGGGTCTGATTTCCACAAAGGGTGATTTGAAGGAGGTCGACAAAGAGGTGGCCAAATACAAGGTTGGAGCTCCTGCCCGTGCTGGATTAGTTGCTCATATTGATGTCATTGTCCCACCTGGTAACACTGGACTCGACCTTGCCCACACCCGAGCCTCCATCAAACCCATCTCTCCAACCTTTTCCCAACCTCTCCATCAAGGTCACTCTCCATCACCGCCAGCCGTCTATGCTGTCAATAGCCCCCCCACTCATCTTCATGCCCATCTCTCACACATTCTTGAATTCCCATGCAAACAAAGTCCCATGCATGTCGTCACCTTTCCTCTCTCTATCACCACCTTTTCACCCCTCTAAAGCACCTCTCCATTTCGCTCCTTCTATATCTTCCTCCCTGTAGATCCTCTCTTTAAGTTATCAATGGGTATGCGAATCCCATCTCACCAGTCCAGCAATGGCCTTCACGTGTCTAAGCGACGGGATCAGCACCAAGAGGGGCAGCCGACGATAGGGCCACGTGCAGCACCGATCACCAGAGACAACGTGAAGAGATCCGTGGCGATGCAGGCAGTGGCAGTGCACACGCGCGACGCGGCGACGCCTCTCATCTCCGGTTCCGTCGTCGCTGCCTGAAGTAGAGAGGAACATGTGTTTGAACAGCCCAAAGGGAGATGAGAGTGGATTTGGGCTTTAGAGGATGGGTCCAGTTGAAAGGCCCAGGTTTGTGAAGGCATTGGATGTTTTGGGCTTGCCCATAGCATCAGATATGGGCTTATTTttggagcccaggcccaagCATATGATGAAGAGGGTGTTTGTATTGGGCTTGCCCATGAAGACTTTGGGCTCAGATTTGAGTTGCATCCCAGACCCAGTTCGTGTGGGTGAATGGCCTCATGCCAATCCTTCACAAATCCCTTGTTTTAATTTACTTCTTCAAATAATTgcttaaatcttatttttataaataaaattattatcacctatttatatagttatttaaagtctaacccttttaaaaaaaatcccatgtcTTGAATTGATTTCCCCATAAGTCGCTTAAATCTCGTTTACGTCAATTGGAATTATTATCACATAtctatctagttatttaaagtttaatccttaaaaaatttCCATGTTTAAATCCTAAAAACTCTACAATTCAATtcaatcttatttccatcactTAGGGTTATAATCTCGTATTTATTTAGatatttaaagtctaattcttcgaacactccatatttttttcaatttaattttttttttttaatcctaaaaattctacaattcgtttaaatttcatttttatcaattagaATCGTCaccccatatttatttatagtccaatctttcaaaaatctcaatttaacTTTCAACCTTAGAAACTCTATTATTCGCCTAAACgatattttcgttaattagaatTCTTATTCCCCGtgtcttttatttcatttagggtccaactcttcaaaaattcattGTCCTAACTTAACTTTCATACCcaaaaaaattctactattcttttcattttgttttaagtgattattttcgttaattagtattatcatcctatattagtttatttatccaaaatccaattctttaaaaagatccaatgtcataatttaattttcaatcctaaaattctactatttgtctaaatgttattttctttaatttgaattatgatccaatattcatttactta of the Vitis vinifera cultivar Pinot Noir 40024 chromosome 10, ASM3070453v1 genome contains:
- the LOC100255005 gene encoding pentatricopeptide repeat-containing protein At2g20710, mitochondrial — translated: MSLSLNRLLNSRSGFPWKRRFGHFFSSTAAHTRSFSLYRRMSPLYWRIFPLGDSKISMVPVLDEWVQKGRTVNEEELRDIIQKLNHYRRFKHALEISQWMSDKRYIPLMPRDIALRMNLILKVHGLEQVENYFNNIHKNLKTYQVYIALLNCYALEKSVDKAEAIMQRLRDLGFVRTALGYNTLMNVYYRMGNWEKLDILMHEMEEKGIFCDKFTLAIRLSAYAAASNIVGIDNIVTRMESDPRIILDWNSYAVVAHGYLKVGLVDKTLVMMKKLEELIDAKGSNVAFDNLLKLYAETRQRDELDRVWMLYKKKEKIYNKGYMAMISSLLKFDDIDAAEKVLEEWESRRLSYDFRVPNFLIDAYCRKGLTEKAEALVNKILTKGGNPLVDTWFYLANGYLEDSQIPKAVEALKKAVVVCPPNWKPSKNTLATCLEYLEGNRDVEGAGEFIRFLQNEGIFSVGVCKRLLSYIENGKPQPNRLGEIEGDV